A portion of the Gossypium arboreum isolate Shixiya-1 chromosome 8, ASM2569848v2, whole genome shotgun sequence genome contains these proteins:
- the LOC108469863 gene encoding FT-interacting protein 3-like — MSSLKLGVEVVGAHDLLAKDGQGSFCAFVELEFDGQRCRTTTKEKDLNPVWNESFYFNVSDPNKLSSLPLEAFVYNHNKANNAKTCLGKVRLTAPSFVNYSDAVVLHYPLEKRSIFSRAKGELGLKVFVTDDPSIKPSNPLPAMEPDVVPKSISKEKNGKRHTFFHLPNAKQPQQQQQKVTPAPPQQQMNYGVHEMKSGPQAFPGSSSQPFDYALKETSPFLGGGRIVGGRVIRGDRPTSTYDLVEQMRFLFVRVVKARDLPSKDATGSLNPYVEVKVGNYKGITKHYEKKQNPEWNQVFAFSRETVQSSVLEVVVKDKDLVKDDSVGFVRIDLHEVPTRVPPDSPLAPEWYRLEDKKGEKKKGELMLAVWYGTQADEAFPDAWHSDAIAPGDSTSVSPTYIRSKVYHSPRLWYVRVNVIEAQDLVPADKSRFPDAYVKVQIGNQILKTKPVQTRNMNPIWNEEFMFVAAEPFEDHLTFTVEDHAGPNKDETIGRTVIALNSIDRRADDRFVRTRWYNLEKSLSDAMDSDRAKKDKFHSRLHVCVCLDGGYHVLDESTQYSSDLRPTAKQLWKSSIGVLELGILNADGLQPMKTRDGKGTSDTYCVAKYGHKWVRTRTIVNSLNPKYNEQYTWEVYDTATVLTVGVFDNSQIGGSDNSRDNKIGKVRIRISTLETGRVYTHCYPLLVLHPSGVKKLGELHLAIRFSSTSMVNMMSQYSLPLLPKMHYKRPLSVIQQDILRHQAVNIVAARLGRAEPPLRREVVEYMSDANAHLWSMRRSKANFLRLTSVFSGLFSAGKWFGEVCTWKNPITTVLVHTLFAMLVCFPELILPTVFLYMFLIGVWNYRYRPRYPPHMNTSLSCADAVSPDELDEEFETFPASKSSDIVRMRYDRLRSVAGRIQTVVGDIATQGERLQALLSWRDPRATTIFVLLCLVAAIVLYVAPFQMIALLAGFYVMRHPRFRHKTPSAPINFFRRLPARTDSML, encoded by the coding sequence ATGAGTAGTCTCAAGTTGGGGGTGGAGGTGGTGGGGGCGCATGACCTGTTAGCCAAAGATGGGCAGGGATCATTCTGTGCCTTTGTGGAGCTCGAGTTCGATGGCCAGAGATGCCGGACCACTACTAAAGAGAAAGATCTCAATCCGGTATGGAACGAGAGTTTCTATTTCAATGTATCGGATCCAAACAAGTTGTCAAGCCTCCCACTTGAAGCTTTTGTTTACAACCATAACAAAGCAAACAACGCGAAGACTTGTCTTGGGAAGGTTCGACTCACTGCACCATCGTTCGTGAATTACTCCGATGCGGTTGTTTTGCACTACCCTCTTGAGAAACGAAGCATTTTCTCCCGTGCGAAAGGAGAGCTTGGTTTGAAAGTGTTTGTTACTGATGATCCTTCGATAAAACCTTCGAATCCACTTCCAGCCATGGAACCGGATGTAGTCCCGAAGTCAATTTCCAAAGAGAAAAATGGCAAAAGACACACATTTTTTCATCTTCCAAATGCAAAGCAGCCACAACAGCAGCAGCAAAAAGTTACCCCAGCACCACCCCAACAACAAATGAATTATGGAGTACATGAGATGAAATCCGGACCACAGGCGTTCCCGGGTTCATCATCTCAACCATTTGATTATGCTCTTAAAGAGACAAGTCCATTTCTTGGAGGAGGACGAATTGTTGGAGGCCGAGTCATACGAGGAGACAGACCAACCAGCACCTATGACCTTGTTGAGCAGATGAGATTCCTTTTTGTACGAGTGGTGAAAGCCCGAGATCTTCCTTCAAAAGATGCGACAGGCAGCCTCAATCCGTATGTTGAAGTGAAAGTAGGAAATTACAAAGGAATCACGAAGCATTATGAAAAGAAACAAAATCCAGAATGGAATCAGGTGTTTGCCTTTTCAAGGGAAACAGTGCAGTCATCTGTGCTAGAAGTTGTTGTGAAGGATAAGGATTTAGTGAAAGATGACTCTGTTGGGTTCGTGCGCATTGATCTCCACGAGGTTCCTACAAGGGTTCCACCTGATAGTCCGTTGGCTCCAGAATGGTATCGGTTAGAAGATAAGAAaggagagaaaaagaaaggagaactGATGCTTGCAGTTTGGTATGGCACACAGGCTGATGAGGCTTTTCCCGATGCTTGGCATTCGGATGCTATTGCTCCAGGTGATAGCACTTCAGTTTCCCCGACATATATCCGCTCAAAGGTTTATCACTCTCCGAGACTGTGGTATGTCCGTGTCAATGTTATTGAGGCTCAAGACCTTGTTCCAGCTGACAAGAGCAGGTTTCCTGATGCATATGTTAAGGTTCAGATTGGTAACCAGATCTTAAAGACAAAACCAGTCCAAACTCGAAATATGAATCCAATCTGGAACGAAGAGTTTATGTTTGTTGCTGCCGAACCCTTCGAAGATCATCTGACTTTTACAGTTGAAGATCATGCAGGTCCTAATAAGGATGAGACCATTGGAAGGACTGTCATAGCATTGAACTCCATTGATAGGCGTGCTGATGATCGCTTTGTCCGTACCCGGTGGTACAACCTGGAGAAATCTTTATCCGATGCCATGGACAGTGATCGTGCAAAGAAGGATAAATTTCATAGTAGGCTCCATGTTTGTGTTTGCCTTGATGGAGGATACCATGTTCTTGATGAATCAACTCAGTATAGCAGTGATCTCCGGCCAACAGCAAAGCAGCTCTGGAAATCGTCAATTGGTGTTTTAGAACTCGGAATTTTGAATGCTGACGGGCTCCAACCAATGAAAACTAGAGACGGAAAAGGTACATCTGATACATATTGTGTTGCAAAGTATGGCCATAAATGGGTTCGAACTCGAACCATAGTAAATAGCTTGAATCCAAAATATAATGAGCAGTACACCTGGGAAGTTTATGATACAGCCACGGTTCTCACGGTGGGGGTCTTTGATAACTCTCAGATTGGAGGTTCCGATAATAGCAGAGATAACAAAATCGGAAAGGTACGGATTCGTATATCTACACTGGAAACTGGTCGTGTTTACACACACTGTTACCCGCTGCTGGTTCTTCACCCTTCTGGTGTCAAGAAATTGGGTGAACTCCATTTAGCAATACGATTTTCGTCAACATCGATGGTTAATATGATGTCTCAGTACTCGCTTCCTCTTCTGCCAAAGATGCACTACAAAAGGCCGTTGAGCGTGATACAGCAAGACATTCTGCGACATCAGGCTGTGAATATCGTGGCAGCTCGGCTTGGTCGGGCAGAACCTCCTCTCAGGAGAGAAGTAGTCGAATATATGTCCGATGCAAATGCTCACCTTTGGAGCATGAGGCGCAGCAAGGCAAACTTTTTGCGACTGACATCGGTCTTCTCGGGATTATTTTCGGCTGGAAAATGGTTTGGTGAAGTTTGCACGTGGAAGAACCCTATTACAACAGTGCTGGTTCATACCCTATTCGCAATGCTCGTTTGTTTCCCAGAGCTGATTTTACCAACGGTTTTCTTATACATGTTCCTTATAGGGGTTTGGAACTATCGTTATCGACCAAGGTACCCTCCTCATATGAACACTAGTCTTTCTTGTGCCGATGCAGTTTCTCCTGATGAGCTAGATGAAGAATTCGAGACCTTTCCTGCATCGAAAAGCTCGGATATAGTTCGGATGAGGTATGATCGTTTAAGGAGTGTCGCAGGGCGAATTCAGACTGTTGTTGGTGACATAGCTACACAAGGCGAGCGGCTTCAGGCACTCCTAAGCTGGCGGGATCCTCGTGCCACGACAATATTTGTGTTATTATGTCTGGTGGCTGCCATTGTTTTGTATGTCGCACCTTTTCAGATGATTGCTCTTCTTGCTGGGTTTTATGTTATGAGGCATCCCAGGTTTCGCCACAAGACACCTTCGGCACCGATCAATTTCTTCCGTCGTCTGCCTGCAAGGACAGATAGTATGTTGTAA